The following proteins are encoded in a genomic region of Candidatus Zixiibacteriota bacterium:
- a CDS encoding cytochrome c family protein — protein sequence MSNRNVGPESKAREWKSPLAILVAGAFLFLAISGVAIYFFGFSVTNQFMVLFHTALGLAFVLPYIIYQIRHYLYSRQFNLTDVKLLGYTSFAAVAVCSVSGLVLTWQPIFGTRISYLWDTIHTVSGLVSIALVLLHVALLVARYSARTAETSPALNAGIKRFVSGSSLVATVSIVLVVLAVYAYVPVPFANEFPEDYVIEEGKTPFQPSLALTASGGAYDPRTMADSKDCGESGCHEQIYQEWLPSAHRYASMDAAFQVVQNVMAKNNGPVSTRYCGGCHDPIALFSGSKNLYTDDLSSYGADEGVSCVACHSIESTDVKGNANYVITQPERYVYEFKEGATAKFLRNFLIRAYPQHHVESFTRDLYKTPEYCGACHKQFIDEEINKVGWVQLQNQYDNWKNSRWYHEGDPEKTVACRECHMQLLASTDPARGDGSDYNRDENDGSHRSHRFLGANQFMPLVLKLPGAEEHVKLVESWMRGETDIPEIADKWAQGPAIPVEVIVSEKASPGDTVSVQVSMLNNKAGHDFPTGPLDIIQAWVELDVTDQEGNVIFTSGEMDDRNFLKEGTFIFKAEGIDQYGNLIDRHNLWEMVGARFKRALFPGFSDVAEYRFICPSTIRGVANEGDGNQTFEFEVPAEYDGALKVSASLAYRKVGQFLMNFLFTEEAGLTASVTRLSEDSKTIWVQK from the coding sequence TTGTCGAATCGAAATGTCGGTCCCGAGAGCAAGGCTCGGGAATGGAAATCGCCACTGGCAATACTTGTTGCGGGAGCCTTTCTGTTTTTGGCAATTTCAGGCGTGGCCATTTACTTTTTTGGCTTCAGTGTCACCAACCAGTTTATGGTGCTGTTTCACACCGCCTTGGGGTTGGCCTTTGTCCTGCCGTATATTATTTACCAAATCAGACACTATCTGTATTCGCGGCAATTCAATCTGACCGATGTAAAACTGCTCGGTTACACTTCTTTTGCCGCCGTCGCTGTGTGCTCAGTGAGCGGCTTGGTGCTGACCTGGCAACCGATCTTTGGCACTCGTATCTCCTACCTGTGGGATACCATTCACACCGTTTCCGGACTGGTTTCGATCGCCCTGGTGCTGCTTCACGTGGCCCTGTTGGTAGCCCGCTACTCCGCCCGCACGGCTGAAACCAGCCCGGCCCTGAACGCAGGTATCAAGCGGTTTGTCTCCGGCAGCAGTCTGGTGGCAACGGTTTCGATAGTCCTGGTGGTATTGGCGGTATACGCCTATGTGCCGGTACCCTTCGCCAATGAGTTTCCGGAAGATTATGTTATAGAAGAAGGTAAAACGCCATTTCAACCGTCATTGGCTCTGACGGCCAGCGGGGGCGCCTACGATCCCCGAACCATGGCCGACTCCAAAGACTGCGGCGAGTCCGGCTGCCACGAACAAATCTACCAGGAATGGCTGCCGAGCGCGCATCGGTATGCCTCGATGGACGCCGCCTTCCAGGTGGTTCAGAACGTCATGGCCAAAAACAACGGACCGGTATCGACTCGCTACTGCGGCGGCTGTCATGATCCGATCGCGCTGTTTTCCGGCTCCAAGAACCTCTACACCGATGACCTGTCCTCCTACGGCGCCGATGAAGGTGTCTCATGCGTGGCCTGTCACTCCATCGAGAGCACAGATGTCAAGGGAAATGCGAATTATGTCATCACCCAGCCGGAGCGCTATGTATACGAATTCAAAGAGGGCGCTACCGCCAAGTTTCTGCGCAATTTCCTGATCCGGGCCTATCCGCAGCACCATGTCGAGAGCTTCACGCGTGATCTCTACAAGACGCCTGAGTATTGCGGCGCTTGCCACAAGCAGTTTATCGATGAGGAGATCAACAAAGTTGGCTGGGTCCAGCTTCAAAACCAGTATGACAACTGGAAGAACAGCCGCTGGTACCACGAAGGGGACCCGGAGAAAACAGTGGCCTGCCGTGAATGTCACATGCAGCTTTTGGCTTCGACCGATCCGGCCAGAGGAGATGGTTCAGACTACAATCGGGATGAAAACGATGGCAGCCACCGGTCCCACCGTTTCCTTGGAGCCAACCAGTTCATGCCGCTGGTGTTGAAGCTGCCGGGCGCCGAAGAGCATGTGAAGCTGGTCGAGAGTTGGATGCGAGGCGAGACCGACATCCCGGAAATCGCCGATAAATGGGCGCAGGGCCCCGCAATCCCGGTCGAAGTGATCGTCTCGGAGAAGGCCTCACCGGGTGATACTGTCAGCGTTCAGGTTTCGATGTTGAACAACAAGGCCGGACATGATTTCCCCACCGGACCGCTGGATATCATTCAAGCCTGGGTGGAACTTGATGTTACCGACCAGGAAGGCAACGTGATTTTTACGTCGGGCGAGATGGATGATCGCAATTTCCTGAAAGAAGGGACCTTCATTTTCAAAGCTGAAGGAATCGATCAGTACGGTAACCTGATTGACCGCCATAATCTCTGGGAGATGGTCGGCGCCCGATTCAAGCGCGCCCTCTTCCCCGGCTTCTCCGATGTGGCCGAGTATCGATTCATCTGTCCCTCGACCATAAGGGGCGTCGCCAATGAAGGTGACGGCAACCAGACCTTCGAGTTTGAGGTACCGGCCGAATATGACGGTGCCTTGAAAGTCTCGGCCAGTCTGGCCTATCGCAAGGTCGGTCAATTCCTGATGAATTTCCTGTTCACCGAAGAGGCCGGCCTGACCGCCAGTGTGACTCGGTTGTCCGAGGATTCGAAGACCATTTGGGTCCAAAAATAG
- a CDS encoding DUF1702 family protein, with the protein MEVNRPVSKLSGKLRRRLFGISEREAKFGRRGFPAETEMVAHLEGLGVTFIRGYSAGLEADSQADLAEVLDQTDDELVGFAYEGASMALALMDILTPWNRNRVKTFLSGPGERHLYMVHIGAGWALARMGRAVEPFLKRCDPLYRWLVMDGYGFHQGYFHWPRYIEQRQPESKLTGYAVRAFDQGLGRAIWFVSGADLETATATALTFPEKRRSDLFSGIGLAAAYAGKPRPDDFQKWLALSPEYLLPIRQGVAFAAKARQRARNPAAHTDNACMKLCGLTASEASACTDEALKGLPEGTDATPAYEVWRQRLQTIMTEEKTTT; encoded by the coding sequence ATGGAAGTGAATCGTCCAGTGTCGAAATTGTCGGGAAAACTCCGCCGAAGGTTATTCGGCATCTCAGAGCGCGAGGCAAAGTTCGGTCGTCGCGGATTTCCTGCTGAGACTGAGATGGTGGCACATTTGGAAGGACTGGGCGTTACTTTCATCCGAGGCTACTCAGCCGGTCTGGAGGCGGATTCCCAGGCGGATTTGGCTGAAGTACTTGACCAAACCGACGACGAACTGGTCGGTTTTGCCTATGAAGGCGCCTCGATGGCACTGGCCCTGATGGATATATTGACACCCTGGAATCGTAACCGAGTGAAGACCTTTTTGAGTGGCCCGGGGGAGAGGCATCTCTATATGGTCCATATCGGAGCAGGCTGGGCCCTGGCGCGGATGGGAAGGGCGGTTGAGCCCTTCCTGAAACGGTGTGACCCTTTGTATCGCTGGCTGGTTATGGACGGTTACGGTTTCCACCAGGGCTATTTCCACTGGCCTCGCTATATTGAGCAACGTCAGCCCGAGTCCAAACTGACCGGTTATGCGGTGCGCGCTTTTGATCAGGGCTTGGGTCGGGCCATCTGGTTCGTGAGCGGCGCCGATCTGGAGACAGCCACGGCGACCGCGCTCACTTTCCCCGAAAAACGCCGTTCCGACCTGTTCAGTGGCATCGGCCTGGCCGCAGCCTATGCGGGGAAACCGAGACCGGACGATTTTCAGAAATGGCTTGCCTTGTCGCCTGAGTATCTGCTGCCTATCCGGCAAGGGGTTGCCTTCGCCGCCAAAGCCCGCCAGCGGGCTCGAAATCCGGCTGCTCATACCGATAACGCCTGTATGAAACTGTGTGGTTTGACTGCAAGTGAAGCCTCAGCCTGCACCGACGAAGCGCTGAAAGGTTTGCCGGAGGGCACTGATGCCACCCCAGCCTACGAAGTCTGGCGCCAGCGGCTGCAGACAATTATGACCGAGGAGAAAACAACTACGTGA